The following proteins are co-located in the Rattus norvegicus strain BN/NHsdMcwi chromosome 19, GRCr8, whole genome shotgun sequence genome:
- the C19h16orf86 gene encoding uncharacterized protein C16orf86 homolog, which translates to MASAGAKRQPEAQNGAAVGLAQVAEIPECPGTEECLVPAHETCSTPGEDRCPVGHSLEPELQEEGINLGEEGLNPGVEAGEERGPKPTSSIVRPAHGPKRKAEAELPPGLLLQKEEPEGSHSESSLSSKQHKKAKKRKSVGAPVPPAVASASAPTETLGLEPFAVPWVLAGKAQRLRPLYQYINYCNPELNQAGDGDREPEAEPESELALAPEEAGVEQLQLQTLLPMAGELGLGLALPCPNPLAPLTHNLPPLVEEVGEEPGGLSSLRVSGSLKAEVDKTTQVDIDKMLSVCAAPLVPPLSPQYK; encoded by the exons ATGGCCTCAGCAGGGGCCAAGAGGCAGCCAGAAGCCCAGAATGGGGCAGCAGTAGGGTTAGCCCAGGTTGCAGAGATCCCTGAG TGTCCAGGAACAGAAGAGTGTCTGGTGCCAGCACACGAGACCTGCAGCACTCCAGGTGAAGACAGGTGTCCAGTAGGACACAGCTTAGAGCCAGAGCTCCAGGAGGAAGGAATAaacctgggagaggaagggctCAATCCAGGGGTggaagcaggagaggagagaggacccAAGCCTACATCATCCATCGTGAGGCCAGCTCATGGGCCCAAGAGAAA GGCAGAGGCCGAACTGCCACCAGGGCTGCTGCTACAGAAGGAGGAGCCAGAAGGCAGCCACAGTGAATCCTCGCTGTCATCTAAACAGCACAAAAAAGCCAAGAAACGCAAGAGTGTAGGGGCTCCTGTGCCCCCAGCTGTGGCCAGCGCATCTGCACCCACAGAGACCTTGGGGCTGGAGC CCTTTGCTGTGCCTTGGGTTCTTGCAGGAAAAGCCCAGCGCCTGCGGCCACTGTACCAGTACATCAACTATTGCAACCCAGAGCTGAATCAGGCAGGGGATGGGGACAGGGAACCGGAGGCTGAGCCTGAGTCGGAGTTAGCCCTGGCTCCTGAGGAGGCAGGTGTGGAGCAGCTGCAGCTGCAGACCTTGCTGCCCATGGCAGGTGAGCTGGGCTTAGGCCTTGCTTTGCCCTGCCCTAATCCATTAGCACCACTGACCCATAATCttcctcctctggtagaggaggTTGGAGAGGAGCCTGGGGGTTTGTCTAGTCTAAGGGTGAGTGGCAGCCTCAAGGCTGAGGTGGATAAGACAACCCAAGTGGATATTGACAAGATGTTGAGTGTCTGTGCTGCCCCTCTTGTGCCCCCGCTGTCCCCTCAGTACAAGTGA
- the C19h16orf86 gene encoding uncharacterized protein C16orf86 homolog isoform X1, whose amino-acid sequence MASAGAKRQPEAQNGAAVGLAQVAEIPECPGTEECLVPAHETCSTPGEDRCPVGHSLEPELQEEGINLGEEGLNPGVEAGEERGPKPTSSIVRPAHGPKRKPLVPGLSTPALPGQSYHAHPRAEAELPPGLLLQKEEPEGSHSESSLSSKQHKKAKKRKSVGAPVPPAVASASAPTETLGLEPFAVPWVLAGKAQRLRPLYQYINYCNPELNQAGDGDREPEAEPESELALAPEEAGVEQLQLQTLLPMAGELGLGLALPCPNPLAPLTHNLPPLVEEVGEEPGGLSSLRVSGSLKAEVDKTTQVDIDKMLSVCAAPLVPPLSPQYK is encoded by the exons ATGGCCTCAGCAGGGGCCAAGAGGCAGCCAGAAGCCCAGAATGGGGCAGCAGTAGGGTTAGCCCAGGTTGCAGAGATCCCTGAG TGTCCAGGAACAGAAGAGTGTCTGGTGCCAGCACACGAGACCTGCAGCACTCCAGGTGAAGACAGGTGTCCAGTAGGACACAGCTTAGAGCCAGAGCTCCAGGAGGAAGGAATAaacctgggagaggaagggctCAATCCAGGGGTggaagcaggagaggagagaggacccAAGCCTACATCATCCATCGTGAGGCCAGCTCATGGGCCCAAGAGAAA GCCTCTTGTCCCAGGCTTGAGTACCCCAGCCCTCCCAGGGCAAAGCTACCATGCCCATCCTAGGGCAGAGGCCGAACTGCCACCAGGGCTGCTGCTACAGAAGGAGGAGCCAGAAGGCAGCCACAGTGAATCCTCGCTGTCATCTAAACAGCACAAAAAAGCCAAGAAACGCAAGAGTGTAGGGGCTCCTGTGCCCCCAGCTGTGGCCAGCGCATCTGCACCCACAGAGACCTTGGGGCTGGAGC CCTTTGCTGTGCCTTGGGTTCTTGCAGGAAAAGCCCAGCGCCTGCGGCCACTGTACCAGTACATCAACTATTGCAACCCAGAGCTGAATCAGGCAGGGGATGGGGACAGGGAACCGGAGGCTGAGCCTGAGTCGGAGTTAGCCCTGGCTCCTGAGGAGGCAGGTGTGGAGCAGCTGCAGCTGCAGACCTTGCTGCCCATGGCAGGTGAGCTGGGCTTAGGCCTTGCTTTGCCCTGCCCTAATCCATTAGCACCACTGACCCATAATCttcctcctctggtagaggaggTTGGAGAGGAGCCTGGGGGTTTGTCTAGTCTAAGGGTGAGTGGCAGCCTCAAGGCTGAGGTGGATAAGACAACCCAAGTGGATATTGACAAGATGTTGAGTGTCTGTGCTGCCCCTCTTGTGCCCCCGCTGTCCCCTCAGTACAAGTGA
- the C19h16orf86 gene encoding uncharacterized protein C16orf86 homolog isoform X2 yields MASAGAKRQPEAQNGAAVGLAQVAEIPECPGTEECLVPAHETCSTPGEDRCPVGHSLEPELQEEGINLGEEGLNPGVEAGEERGPKPTSSIVRPAHGPKRKPLVPGLSTPALPGQSYHAHPRAEAELPPGLLLQKEEPEGSHSESSLSSKQHKKAKKRKSVGAPVPPAVASASAPTETLGLERKAQRLRPLYQYINYCNPELNQAGDGDREPEAEPESELALAPEEAGVEQLQLQTLLPMAGELGLGLALPCPNPLAPLTHNLPPLVEEVGEEPGGLSSLRVSGSLKAEVDKTTQVDIDKMLSVCAAPLVPPLSPQYK; encoded by the exons ATGGCCTCAGCAGGGGCCAAGAGGCAGCCAGAAGCCCAGAATGGGGCAGCAGTAGGGTTAGCCCAGGTTGCAGAGATCCCTGAG TGTCCAGGAACAGAAGAGTGTCTGGTGCCAGCACACGAGACCTGCAGCACTCCAGGTGAAGACAGGTGTCCAGTAGGACACAGCTTAGAGCCAGAGCTCCAGGAGGAAGGAATAaacctgggagaggaagggctCAATCCAGGGGTggaagcaggagaggagagaggacccAAGCCTACATCATCCATCGTGAGGCCAGCTCATGGGCCCAAGAGAAA GCCTCTTGTCCCAGGCTTGAGTACCCCAGCCCTCCCAGGGCAAAGCTACCATGCCCATCCTAGGGCAGAGGCCGAACTGCCACCAGGGCTGCTGCTACAGAAGGAGGAGCCAGAAGGCAGCCACAGTGAATCCTCGCTGTCATCTAAACAGCACAAAAAAGCCAAGAAACGCAAGAGTGTAGGGGCTCCTGTGCCCCCAGCTGTGGCCAGCGCATCTGCACCCACAGAGACCTTGGGGCTGGAGC GAAAAGCCCAGCGCCTGCGGCCACTGTACCAGTACATCAACTATTGCAACCCAGAGCTGAATCAGGCAGGGGATGGGGACAGGGAACCGGAGGCTGAGCCTGAGTCGGAGTTAGCCCTGGCTCCTGAGGAGGCAGGTGTGGAGCAGCTGCAGCTGCAGACCTTGCTGCCCATGGCAGGTGAGCTGGGCTTAGGCCTTGCTTTGCCCTGCCCTAATCCATTAGCACCACTGACCCATAATCttcctcctctggtagaggaggTTGGAGAGGAGCCTGGGGGTTTGTCTAGTCTAAGGGTGAGTGGCAGCCTCAAGGCTGAGGTGGATAAGACAACCCAAGTGGATATTGACAAGATGTTGAGTGTCTGTGCTGCCCCTCTTGTGCCCCCGCTGTCCCCTCAGTACAAGTGA